In Candidatus Kerfeldbacteria bacterium, a single genomic region encodes these proteins:
- the cyaB gene encoding class IV adenylate cyclase, which translates to MEIEIKAHIRNRPELERRLKQLGARYVGRKHQVDRYYQPFGLSFTKRSGKILRVRHDYISKETRLELHMSSGRYAATEIEVPVGDEAILRTVLKELRMKEAYAVEKKRRVYRLGKVEIVIDQVKGLGWFVEVEIQGANTKSNQLKLAKALERLGVARADWSKQHYNEMMGSKKGLTYAYF; encoded by the coding sequence ATGGAAATAGAAATTAAAGCACATATTCGCAATCGTCCTGAATTAGAACGCAGGCTCAAGCAGTTGGGTGCACGGTATGTTGGCCGGAAACATCAAGTAGATCGGTATTATCAGCCATTTGGCCTATCATTTACCAAGCGATCAGGAAAAATACTGCGCGTGCGGCATGATTATATCAGTAAGGAGACACGGCTCGAACTTCATATGAGCTCGGGTCGATATGCTGCCACGGAGATTGAAGTGCCGGTAGGGGATGAGGCTATTCTGCGAACAGTGTTGAAAGAATTAAGAATGAAAGAGGCGTATGCAGTGGAGAAGAAGAGGCGTGTGTATCGGTTGGGGAAAGTTGAAATTGTCATTGACCAGGTAAAAGGATTGGGTTGGTTTGTGGAAGTGGAGATCCAAGGGGCAAATACGAAAAGCAATCAATTGAAATTAGCTAAGGCATTAGAGCGGCTTGGCGTGGCGCGTGCGGATTGGTCCAAGCAGCACTATAATGAAATGATGGGGAGTAAAAAAGGTCTAACCTATGCCTATTTCTAA
- a CDS encoding coenzyme F420-0:L-glutamate ligase yields MRVKAIKTKVFYPPQDDLYAVLRKGLRQVHEGSIIAIASKVVSIHQGRCVRKDSVKSKDELIIKEADKYIPRRFVPGGYAVLTIKHNILIPSAGIDASNSGEYYVLWPKQPEKIAKEIWQWLRKTYRVKKVGVVITDSHTVPMRRGVLGIGLGHYGFRPINDYRGTKDLFGRKFKVSTTNVVDALAGAAVFAMGEGTEQTPLVVISDVPQVAFTAQPYRPRKKYSAFTIGWDEDLYGPLLKRITWKSHGNRN; encoded by the coding sequence ATGCGCGTAAAAGCCATAAAAACTAAAGTTTTTTATCCGCCGCAGGACGATCTGTACGCTGTTTTGCGTAAGGGTTTGCGGCAGGTGCACGAGGGTTCTATCATTGCTATTGCCTCGAAAGTAGTCAGTATCCATCAGGGACGGTGCGTCCGGAAGGATTCGGTGAAAAGTAAAGATGAACTCATTATCAAAGAAGCGGATAAATATATACCGCGCCGATTTGTTCCAGGTGGCTACGCCGTTTTAACTATCAAACATAATATTTTAATACCATCTGCTGGCATTGATGCCTCAAATAGCGGCGAGTACTATGTGCTCTGGCCCAAGCAGCCGGAAAAAATTGCCAAAGAAATTTGGCAATGGTTACGGAAAACGTATCGCGTGAAAAAAGTTGGCGTGGTCATTACTGACAGTCATACCGTGCCCATGCGTCGCGGCGTATTAGGCATTGGACTGGGGCACTATGGTTTTCGTCCGATTAACGATTATCGCGGCACCAAAGACTTGTTTGGCAGAAAGTTTAAAGTGTCCACCACCAATGTGGTGGATGCACTGGCGGGTGCGGCGGTGTTTGCCATGGGTGAGGGGACTGAGCAAACTCCATTGGTTGTCATCTCAGACGTGCCCCAAGTAGCCTTTACCGCCCAACCCTATCGCCCGCGAAAAAAGTACAGCGCATTTACCATTGGTTGGGATGAAGATTTGTATGGGCCATTATTAAAACGCATTACCTGGAAAAGCCATGGAAATAGAAATTAA
- a CDS encoding GIY-YIG nuclease family protein: MFTVYVLKSKRNGKRYVGYTSKKPTLRLGEHNQGSNTWSRHNGPFSLIHTEKFPDKTSAIKRERFLKSDVGRKWLDSFLSDV; the protein is encoded by the coding sequence ATGTTTACTGTATATGTTTTGAAAAGTAAACGTAACGGAAAACGCTACGTTGGATACACATCAAAGAAGCCAACTCTACGATTGGGGGAACATAACCAAGGTTCTAATACGTGGTCTCGACATAACGGTCCATTTTCACTGATACATACTGAAAAATTTCCTGATAAAACATCTGCTATCAAACGTGAACGATTTCTGAAGTCAGATGTGGGAAGAAAATGGCTTGACAGTTTCCTGTCTGATGTCTGA